In Candidatus Chlorohelix allophototropha, one DNA window encodes the following:
- the tatA gene encoding twin-arginine translocase TatA/TatE family subunit, translating to MFAFDKPIVWVIILLIIVLLFGANRLTDIGKSLGKGIREFKEETSTLKENKVVASTSSNLANDEEVVVTKREGKREDGSIEIIEERVVRKRAQV from the coding sequence ATGTTCGCCTTTGATAAACCAATAGTATGGGTAATTATCCTTCTTATAATTGTATTATTATTCGGTGCTAATCGTCTGACCGATATCGGTAAATCGCTCGGCAAAGGAATCCGCGAGTTCAAAGAAGAAACCAGCACTCTCAAGGAAAACAAAGTCGTAGCTTCTACCAGCAGCAACCTTGCTAATGATGAAGAAGTGGTTGTAACCAAGCGCGAGGGAAAACGCGAAGATGGCTCAATCGAAATTATCGAAGAGCGAGTTGTCAGGAAACGAGCGCAAGTTTAG
- a CDS encoding multicopper oxidase domain-containing protein, which translates to MKRRKFLIGLGATGAAVATLNIKAPSTSALAQSKGGYDPTKLPYLLKRKVTHADRKLAASNQAKFRKVRPGVRGVDSSINATGTNANILGTGPTPTPGGIADYFGTDPNWALSPTTIRKFVDSLPGLTPAGANTRGSFIPLGAPDTTSYPGSDYYEIGLVEYDAQFHSDLGLTKLRGYKQLNTVDKNNAPLKDPFGNAVTTTPHYLGPIIVAQRDRPVRVKFTNLLPSTANGGNLFIPVDTTVMGAGTGINGAKYTENRAILHLHGGNTPWISDGTAHQWTAPVSENSTTLLKGVSAQDVPDMPATGAGELTFYWTNQQSARLMFYHDHAYGLTRLNVYAGEAAGYIVQDPDEQSLVTNGSIPPLTDTIPLIIQDKTFIDSDSTSYNYVLTLDPTWPFAVDSTRNDLWFPHVYMPNQNPYDLSGANAMGRWDYGPWFWPPNLTIAHLPTQTNPYQDLNNPGSPPIIPATPNASIVPEGFMDTPLVNGQAYPYLEVEPKAYRFMVLNACNDRFLNLQLYKAKSQAVMWNTNSNGVATTLNDGDVGEVNMVPAAPGVWPAGWPTADGRDGGFPDPLAVGPNFIQIGTEGGLLPAPVTIPNRPVGYDYNRRNIVVLNVLEKALFMGPAERADTIVDFTNYAGQTIILYNDAPAPVPAFDPRNDYYTGAPDHSLTGDGTGGAYTTMPGYGPNTRTIMQIRVKGTVATSNNYVSGKIATTLPAVFAKSQDRVIVLNNNYNSTYGVNNLPTDSYVRIQDKTTSKGVYNNIVSGIALTNAGSGYVNPPTVTISGGYGVGATAVANMVTTGIVQSFNLLSGGAGYTQPPTVLLVAPAVGGVQATASSTLAGTSIKSIAIVNGGTGYSSAPTVNITGGGGSGATATAVLKAGGTVSSITITNRGANYTSAPTVTLSAPPAGGTRATATATMTRLVSALTLTGAGTGYSSAPTVTISGGGGSGATATATITGYISNITVGNGGSGYRNAPNVAISGGGGTGAAATATINRTTGKVTLITITNAGTGYTSVPTVTLSGGSGTNATGTATISTKVASLTITANGSGYTGTPTVSFSGGGGTGAAATATVSSSIASVTVVNAGSGYTTAPTVSFSGGGGTGAAATASLTGSIASITVTNAGSGYTSLPTVGFSGGGGSGATTTVVLNPTSVAAITIVNGGSGYATAPAVSITPTDGKGGGAAATSVLAHNGIVKDVTVTNGGGGYISVPTVTFSAPPSGITTVGTAAILKSNLTLKLEPKCIQELFEMEYGRMNAILGSEVPNTTGVNQTTLPNSFIDPPNEIVKDSDPTQPIGSAADGTQIWKITHNGVDTHAIHFHLFNVQVLNRVGWDGAVRLPDANELGWKDTVRMNPLEDCIVALRPFKQNLPTTGAWAGGLPNSVRSMDVTQPTTSTMGFTGIDPTNMPAPVTNQKINFGWEYTWHCHLLGHEENDMMRPIIFGVAPVAPTGVAATAQVGKVVVGWTNAARSATQFTVQRATTWNGPWTTLGSPVPVTVATTYSYTDTTVVSGTTYFYRVIASNVVGYTQTYAAPSVGYANTSIDSTPANALPVSAL; encoded by the coding sequence ATGAAGCGTAGGAAGTTCCTTATAGGGTTAGGGGCAACCGGAGCAGCAGTAGCTACTCTGAATATTAAAGCCCCCTCTACAAGCGCGCTAGCTCAATCCAAGGGTGGGTATGATCCCACGAAACTCCCGTATTTACTGAAACGCAAAGTTACCCATGCAGACAGGAAGTTGGCTGCCTCTAATCAGGCAAAGTTCCGCAAGGTCAGACCAGGCGTAAGAGGAGTCGACTCTAGCATTAATGCTACTGGTACAAATGCGAATATATTGGGAACAGGTCCTACTCCAACCCCGGGTGGTATTGCTGATTATTTCGGTACCGACCCAAACTGGGCGTTAAGTCCTACAACAATTCGCAAATTCGTTGACTCATTACCCGGGTTGACCCCTGCCGGCGCCAATACTCGCGGGAGTTTTATTCCTTTGGGTGCTCCTGATACAACTTCTTATCCGGGTTCGGATTATTATGAAATCGGCTTGGTTGAGTATGATGCCCAGTTCCATTCCGATCTGGGTTTGACCAAGTTGCGAGGTTATAAACAACTAAATACGGTAGATAAGAACAATGCGCCTCTCAAAGATCCATTTGGGAATGCAGTTACAACTACCCCTCATTACCTTGGTCCTATCATTGTTGCCCAACGTGACCGACCAGTTCGCGTCAAATTTACTAACCTGTTGCCCTCCACGGCGAATGGCGGCAATCTCTTTATCCCGGTAGATACTACCGTAATGGGCGCCGGTACGGGTATTAATGGCGCAAAATATACTGAAAACCGCGCCATACTTCACTTGCACGGTGGTAATACTCCCTGGATCAGTGACGGTACTGCTCATCAGTGGACGGCTCCGGTAAGTGAAAACTCTACCACGCTGCTAAAGGGTGTCAGCGCGCAAGATGTACCGGATATGCCTGCCACGGGAGCAGGTGAGCTTACTTTCTATTGGACCAACCAGCAAAGCGCTCGCTTGATGTTCTATCACGATCATGCTTATGGCTTGACCCGTCTAAACGTTTATGCCGGTGAGGCAGCGGGCTACATCGTTCAGGACCCGGATGAGCAGAGCTTGGTGACAAACGGCTCGATTCCGCCTCTTACCGATACTATTCCTCTGATAATTCAGGATAAGACCTTTATTGACTCAGATTCAACTAGTTATAATTATGTTTTGACGCTCGATCCAACTTGGCCCTTCGCGGTCGATTCAACTCGAAATGACCTGTGGTTCCCCCACGTATATATGCCCAACCAGAATCCCTATGATTTGAGTGGGGCAAATGCAATGGGACGTTGGGATTACGGGCCGTGGTTCTGGCCCCCGAATCTCACTATCGCACATCTACCTACTCAGACGAACCCATACCAAGATCTCAATAATCCCGGCTCGCCGCCGATTATTCCGGCGACTCCTAATGCTTCGATTGTGCCGGAAGGATTTATGGATACACCGCTGGTTAACGGTCAGGCTTATCCTTATTTGGAAGTCGAGCCGAAAGCTTACCGTTTCATGGTTTTGAATGCCTGCAACGACCGCTTCCTTAACCTACAGCTTTACAAAGCAAAATCGCAAGCCGTGATGTGGAATACTAACTCTAATGGCGTAGCAACCACATTGAATGACGGCGATGTCGGTGAAGTGAATATGGTTCCGGCTGCTCCCGGTGTATGGCCTGCCGGTTGGCCTACTGCCGATGGTCGCGATGGTGGTTTCCCCGATCCTCTGGCAGTTGGACCTAATTTTATCCAGATTGGTACCGAAGGCGGTTTATTGCCTGCGCCTGTCACTATCCCGAACAGACCGGTTGGCTATGATTACAACCGCCGCAATATCGTAGTGCTGAACGTGCTTGAAAAAGCTCTCTTCATGGGGCCTGCCGAGCGCGCCGATACGATTGTTGACTTTACCAATTACGCAGGTCAAACCATAATTCTGTATAATGATGCGCCCGCTCCGGTTCCGGCTTTCGACCCACGCAATGATTATTACACCGGTGCCCCGGATCACTCGCTGACTGGCGATGGTACCGGAGGCGCTTATACAACAATGCCGGGTTACGGACCGAATACTCGTACCATTATGCAAATTCGGGTTAAGGGTACGGTTGCTACTTCAAACAACTATGTATCGGGCAAGATTGCTACCACTTTACCTGCGGTTTTTGCCAAATCTCAGGATCGGGTTATTGTTCTAAACAATAATTACAATAGTACCTATGGAGTAAATAATCTTCCGACAGATTCTTACGTCCGTATCCAAGACAAAACTACTTCGAAAGGTGTCTATAACAATATAGTTTCTGGCATTGCCCTCACAAATGCAGGTTCAGGCTATGTCAATCCTCCAACAGTAACTATTAGTGGCGGCTACGGTGTAGGTGCAACGGCTGTTGCCAATATGGTGACTACCGGTATAGTGCAGTCTTTCAACCTGTTGAGCGGTGGTGCTGGCTATACCCAACCTCCTACAGTTCTATTAGTTGCTCCTGCGGTAGGTGGAGTGCAAGCAACTGCAAGTTCTACCTTGGCTGGGACATCGATAAAATCTATCGCGATAGTCAACGGTGGTACTGGCTACTCCTCCGCTCCAACAGTAAATATCACTGGCGGCGGTGGGAGTGGTGCAACTGCTACTGCGGTACTCAAAGCCGGTGGCACAGTAAGCAGTATTACTATTACCAATCGCGGTGCTAACTATACTTCTGCTCCCACTGTAACCTTATCTGCTCCCCCAGCCGGTGGAACGAGGGCAACTGCTACTGCAACAATGACTCGTTTGGTTAGTGCCCTTACCTTAACCGGGGCTGGTACTGGCTACTCATCTGCTCCAACTGTAACTATCAGTGGTGGTGGTGGTAGTGGTGCAACCGCAACTGCAACTATCACCGGTTATATAAGTAATATAACTGTTGGAAACGGCGGCTCCGGTTATCGAAATGCGCCTAATGTAGCCATCAGTGGCGGTGGCGGTACTGGCGCAGCCGCAACTGCTACTATAAACAGGACGACTGGTAAAGTTACCCTTATCACAATTACTAACGCCGGTACTGGATATACATCTGTACCAACAGTAACACTGTCAGGCGGTAGTGGCACCAATGCTACAGGTACGGCAACTATTTCTACTAAGGTGGCAAGTCTAACTATTACAGCCAATGGTAGCGGCTATACCGGAACTCCAACAGTAAGTTTCAGCGGTGGTGGTGGAACTGGCGCAGCGGCTACAGCAACAGTGTCCAGTTCGATTGCTTCAGTCACCGTGGTTAATGCAGGTAGTGGCTATACTACAGCTCCAACAGTAAGCTTCAGCGGTGGTGGTGGAACTGGCGCAGCCGCTACAGCCTCATTGACTGGTTCGATTGCCAGCATTACGGTTACAAATGCGGGTAGCGGTTACACTTCGTTACCTACCGTAGGTTTCAGCGGTGGTGGTGGTAGCGGTGCAACTACTACTGTTGTGCTTAACCCGACCTCGGTTGCCGCAATAACGATTGTTAACGGTGGTAGTGGCTACGCTACTGCTCCGGCTGTATCTATCACACCTACCGATGGTAAGGGTGGGGGCGCAGCAGCAACTTCCGTGCTGGCGCACAATGGCATTGTCAAGGATGTCACCGTTACTAATGGTGGTGGTGGTTATATATCTGTACCAACTGTCACCTTCTCGGCTCCTCCGAGTGGTATAACAACTGTGGGTACTGCGGCTATACTAAAAAGCAACTTGACCCTGAAGTTGGAGCCAAAATGCATCCAGGAACTGTTTGAGATGGAATACGGACGGATGAATGCTATCCTTGGTAGTGAAGTCCCGAACACCACCGGTGTGAACCAGACGACGCTCCCGAACTCTTTCATTGATCCGCCTAATGAAATCGTCAAAGACTCTGACCCTACACAACCGATTGGTTCAGCGGCAGACGGAACCCAAATCTGGAAGATAACGCATAACGGTGTAGATACCCATGCGATCCACTTCCACTTGTTCAATGTGCAAGTGCTAAATCGGGTAGGTTGGGATGGCGCGGTCAGATTGCCAGATGCCAACGAACTCGGTTGGAAGGATACTGTGCGGATGAACCCATTGGAAGACTGTATTGTGGCTTTGCGTCCGTTTAAGCAAAACCTACCCACTACCGGCGCTTGGGCTGGCGGGCTTCCCAATAGTGTTCGCTCGATGGATGTCACCCAACCGACTACCTCGACTATGGGCTTTACCGGCATAGATCCGACTAACATGCCAGCGCCTGTTACAAACCAGAAGATTAACTTCGGCTGGGAGTACACTTGGCACTGTCACCTGTTAGGTCACGAAGAGAACGATATGATGCGCCCTATCATCTTTGGGGTTGCACCGGTCGCTCCTACTGGTGTGGCTGCAACCGCACAAGTTGGCAAAGTGGTAGTGGGCTGGACGAACGCTGCACGTAGCGCAACGCAGTTCACTGTTCAGAGAGCTACCACCTGGAATGGTCCTTGGACAACTCTAGGTTCACCGGTGCCGGTAACAGTAGCAACTACTTATTCCTATACTGATACCACTGTTGTGAGTGGCACTACCTACTTCTACAGGGTGATTGCCAGCAACGTGGTCGGTTATACCCAGACCTATGCTGCTCCAAGTGTTGGGTATGCCAATACTTCAATCGACTCAACGCCTGCAAATGCACTTCCGGTTTCAGCGTTGTAA
- the tatA gene encoding twin-arginine translocase TatA/TatE family subunit yields MFAFDKPIVWVIILLIIVLLFGANRLTDIGKSLGKGIREFKEETSTLKDSKLVASTSSNLANDEEVVVTKREGKREDGSIEIIEERVVRKRVQV; encoded by the coding sequence ATGTTCGCCTTTGATAAACCAATAGTATGGGTAATTATCCTTCTTATAATTGTATTATTGTTCGGTGCTAATCGTCTGACCGATATCGGTAAATCGCTCGGCAAAGGAATCCGCGAGTTCAAAGAAGAAACCAGCACTCTCAAAGATAGCAAGCTTGTAGCTTCTACCAGCAGCAACCTTGCTAATGATGAAGAAGTGGTTGTAACCAAGCGCGAGGGAAAACGCGAAGATGGCTCAATCGAAATTATCGAAGAGCGAGTTGTCAGGAAACGAGTTCAGGTTTAG
- a CDS encoding anti-sigma factor family protein produces MNANCQRCQPLLSAYIDKETTAREEEFIRQHLLTCLDCRSALESYRGIRVQLKRVPDPLPPPELRRTLLNRVHQERIRGAKPALLRGNGLKILSLSLMAAIVLIIAAVLIAFFTNRNSAFEVADIAANSQEITIHFNQAVDEALIRDKGQLFFNVKDDNGKKIDYDIKVIDSQTVVLEPKETLVAGQQVNVETNTSVLNKSGENLAQKHIEVKIVSPAPATTRQTTTVATTQPRTTVIAQVATVTPSITSTTAVSATPTITTTAAITATTVFTTVTTPILTSTTVISPTEVVTTTSSLTLTTIPTVTTIPLTTTVTTSPPVTVTTDITATTVPVTPSPTPTCNVAVSTSFTKLLTDNPDIATKLGCPSAAENTVTLAYQVYEKGFMLASGGQIYAFSTLSSSWRSYADIPATTPTPTPTATASSVTIQATGTATTLVAQLTTPTPTATPGNFGCSISPAAAFANVWRANLEVRNLVGCPGVLDTSSRTGITQLFAGGRLFLNPVDMVGRRIYIMFNSGSLLILPDTSGA; encoded by the coding sequence TACTAACCTGCCTTGATTGCCGTTCTGCACTAGAATCTTACCGGGGTATTCGGGTACAATTAAAGCGTGTACCTGACCCTTTGCCACCTCCCGAATTACGCCGCACCCTCTTGAACCGGGTACATCAGGAAAGAATAAGGGGTGCAAAACCGGCACTGCTTCGTGGCAATGGTCTGAAAATTCTGTCCTTGTCTTTAATGGCTGCTATTGTTCTCATAATTGCCGCCGTCTTAATTGCATTTTTTACAAACCGCAATTCCGCTTTTGAAGTAGCGGACATTGCCGCCAATAGTCAGGAAATTACAATCCACTTTAATCAGGCGGTGGACGAAGCTCTAATCCGAGATAAGGGGCAGTTGTTTTTCAACGTTAAAGACGATAATGGTAAAAAAATTGATTACGATATAAAAGTAATCGACAGTCAGACGGTAGTGCTTGAACCCAAAGAAACTTTAGTTGCCGGACAGCAGGTTAATGTTGAGACTAATACCAGTGTTTTGAATAAAAGTGGGGAGAATTTAGCGCAAAAGCATATTGAAGTTAAAATAGTTTCGCCTGCGCCTGCTACTACCCGTCAAACCACCACTGTAGCCACAACTCAGCCGCGCACAACCGTAATAGCACAGGTAGCAACCGTTACACCTTCTATCACTTCTACTACCGCTGTAAGCGCTACGCCTACCATCACTACTACTGCGGCAATAACCGCTACTACTGTTTTCACAACTGTAACTACTCCAATTCTAACCAGCACAACGGTTATAAGCCCTACGGAAGTTGTAACTACTACAAGCTCTTTAACCTTGACTACAATCCCGACCGTTACAACTATCCCGCTAACTACTACCGTCACTACCTCCCCGCCTGTAACGGTCACAACCGATATTACGGCGACTACCGTTCCTGTAACTCCCTCACCCACGCCTACCTGTAACGTTGCTGTTTCTACCTCCTTCACCAAATTACTGACGGATAATCCAGATATTGCAACGAAATTGGGCTGTCCTTCAGCCGCAGAAAATACGGTGACGTTGGCATATCAGGTGTACGAAAAGGGCTTTATGCTGGCGAGCGGTGGGCAAATATATGCCTTCTCCACCCTTAGCAGTAGCTGGCGTTCTTATGCGGATATTCCCGCTACCACTCCAACGCCGACTCCCACTGCAACTGCAAGTTCTGTCACTATCCAAGCAACGGGTACTGCAACCACCTTAGTAGCGCAACTTACTACCCCAACGCCAACTGCAACACCCGGCAATTTCGGCTGTAGCATCAGCCCGGCGGCAGCCTTTGCGAATGTATGGCGAGCCAATCTTGAGGTAAGAAACCTAGTAGGATGTCCCGGCGTGCTTGATACCAGTTCCAGAACGGGCATAACCCAACTTTTCGCAGGCGGCAGATTATTCTTGAATCCGGTAGATATGGTAGGGCGGCGCATCTATATCATGTTCAATAGTGGTTCTCTGCTTATACTACCCGATACTTCAGGGGCTTAA